Proteins encoded within one genomic window of Congzhengia minquanensis:
- a CDS encoding nucleoside deaminase, whose protein sequence is MNKFMQAALKEAQLAQEQGEVPVGAAVFQDGKLIAAAHNLTEQTGDPTAHAELLAIKAALAKLGAKNLMGCELFVTLEPCAMCTGAIHLCKLNRVYFGAYDAKSGACGGSVDLPVSGCFDYKTEVYGSIDEPQCEAILKEFFKDIRKGGKHGAKL, encoded by the coding sequence ATGAATAAGTTTATGCAGGCCGCGCTGAAAGAAGCGCAGCTGGCGCAGGAACAGGGTGAAGTTCCGGTAGGGGCGGCGGTGTTTCAAGACGGCAAGCTAATTGCCGCGGCCCACAATTTAACGGAACAGACAGGCGACCCCACCGCCCATGCAGAGCTTTTGGCGATAAAGGCGGCGCTTGCAAAGCTCGGCGCGAAAAATTTAATGGGCTGTGAGCTTTTTGTTACTTTAGAGCCGTGCGCCATGTGCACCGGCGCCATTCATCTGTGCAAATTAAACCGGGTTTATTTCGGCGCTTATGACGCAAAGAGCGGCGCCTGCGGCGGGAGTGTGGATTTGCCGGTTTCCGGCTGTTTTGACTATAAAACCGAAGTTTACGGAAGCATCGATGAGCCTCAGTGTGAGGCAATTTTGAAGGAGTTTTTTAAAGATATCCGGAAAGGGGGCAAGCATGGCGCAAAATTATAA
- a CDS encoding S24/S26 family peptidase yields MAQNYKKPVKQTDMAALFPLIAPIIEQGGAVKIKVTGYSMYPLVSSRRDSVLLGKYERLKIGDVPLFRREDGSFVLHRIVGEKNGAYFVMGDYETKKEYPVYPNQIVAVAKGFYRKDRFWPCSSFRYRLYSAFWRRTVAIRPFLLKCLARRK; encoded by the coding sequence ATGGCGCAAAATTATAAAAAGCCGGTGAAGCAAACGGACATGGCTGCTCTCTTTCCACTGATTGCACCCATCATAGAGCAGGGGGGCGCAGTAAAAATCAAAGTGACGGGCTACAGCATGTATCCTCTGGTTTCGAGCCGCCGGGACAGCGTGCTGCTGGGAAAATATGAACGTTTGAAAATCGGCGATGTGCCGCTGTTTCGGCGGGAGGATGGAAGCTTTGTTCTGCACCGGATCGTCGGCGAAAAAAACGGCGCATATTTTGTAATGGGAGACTATGAAACAAAAAAGGAATATCCCGTTTATCCAAACCAGATTGTGGCAGTGGCCAAGGGCTTTTACCGGAAAGACAGGTTTTGGCCTTGCAGCAGCTTTCGCTACAGGCTTTACAGCGCGTTTTGGCGCAGGACGGTTGCGATTCGGCCGTTTTTATTAAAATGCCTTGCAAGAAGAAAATAA